A genomic segment from Pelobates fuscus isolate aPelFus1 chromosome 7, aPelFus1.pri, whole genome shotgun sequence encodes:
- the RNF11 gene encoding RING finger protein 11, giving the protein MGNCLKSPTSDDISLLHESQSDRASYGDGNDGDHEPPPPYQEQAPVPVYHPTPSQTRLATQLTEEEQIRIAQRIGLIQHLPKGVYDPGRDGSEKKIRECVICMMDFVYGDPIRFLPCMHIYHMDCIDDWLMRSFTCPSCMEPVDAALLSSYETN; this is encoded by the exons ATGGGAAACTGCCTGAAGTCCCCCACCTCGGACGATATCTCCCTCCTGCACGAATCCCAGTCAGACCGGGCCAGCTACGGCGACGGCAACGACGGGGACCACGAGCCACCGCCCCCCTACCAG GAACAGGCCCCAGTACCAGTGTACCACCCAACTCCTAGTCAGACTCGCCTAGCAACACAGCTGACTGAAGAGGAGCAAATCAGAATAGCTCAAAGAATAGGTCTCATACAGCATCTGCCTAAAGGAGTGTATGATCCCGGCCGAGACGGATCCGAGAAAAAGATCAGAGA GTGCGTGATCTGTATGATGGACTTTGTGTATGGCGACCCGATACGATTTCTGCCCTGCATGCATATTTACCATATGGACTGTATAGACGACTGGCTGATGAGATCTTTTACTTGCCCTTCCTGTATGGAACCAGTGGATGCCGCACTTCTCTCATCCTACGAGACTAACTGA